In Brevibacillus brevis NBRC 100599, a single genomic region encodes these proteins:
- a CDS encoding galactose ABC transporter substrate-binding protein, whose translation MRKLIATTLVAAVTLSVVGCSQSGGSQPAASGGGSAPAGNPKIGVAIYKFDDTFMTGVRNAISKAAEGKAEVDIVDSQNAQPTQNDKVDLFINKKVNALAINPVDRTAAGVLIDKAKQANIPVVFFNREPMPEDMQKWDKVYYVGAKAEESGTISGQLIVDYWKANPEADKNKDGVLQYVMLKGEPGHQDAELRTKFSVKAIEDAGIKVEKVAEDTAMWDRVKGQEKMAAFLAASGDKIEAVLANNDDMALGAIEALKASGYFANGKYMPVVGVDATAPALKELEAGTLLGTVLNDANNQGKATLSIAASLAKGETPTKDSTGFDITDGKYVWVPYKKITKENMNDAK comes from the coding sequence ATGAGAAAGCTGATTGCCACTACACTGGTGGCCGCTGTTACGCTCTCGGTGGTTGGATGCTCACAGTCAGGTGGATCGCAGCCAGCAGCGTCGGGGGGTGGATCGGCTCCTGCGGGGAATCCCAAAATCGGGGTCGCCATTTACAAGTTCGATGATACGTTCATGACGGGAGTACGCAATGCGATTTCAAAAGCAGCAGAGGGCAAGGCGGAGGTGGACATTGTAGACAGCCAAAATGCCCAGCCTACGCAAAATGACAAAGTAGATTTGTTCATTAACAAAAAGGTAAATGCCCTCGCCATCAATCCGGTGGATCGCACAGCGGCTGGCGTCCTTATCGACAAGGCGAAGCAGGCCAATATCCCTGTCGTCTTCTTCAACCGTGAGCCGATGCCAGAGGATATGCAGAAGTGGGATAAGGTCTACTACGTGGGAGCAAAAGCGGAGGAATCCGGCACGATCTCGGGGCAGTTGATCGTCGATTACTGGAAGGCAAACCCGGAAGCAGATAAAAACAAGGATGGTGTCCTCCAATACGTCATGTTAAAAGGCGAGCCAGGGCATCAGGATGCTGAGCTGCGGACGAAGTTTTCGGTGAAGGCGATTGAAGACGCAGGGATTAAAGTAGAGAAGGTCGCGGAAGATACGGCCATGTGGGATCGCGTAAAAGGGCAGGAAAAAATGGCAGCCTTCCTCGCAGCTTCCGGTGACAAGATCGAAGCCGTTCTTGCCAACAACGACGATATGGCACTGGGGGCAATTGAAGCGCTGAAGGCATCTGGCTATTTCGCGAATGGTAAGTACATGCCCGTTGTTGGCGTGGATGCCACAGCGCCTGCATTGAAGGAGCTGGAAGCGGGAACCTTGCTCGGAACGGTTCTCAACGATGCGAACAACCAAGGAAAGGCAACGCTTAGCATCGCGGCGTCTTTGGCGAAAGGTGAAACGCCAACGAAAGATTCCACAGGCTTTGACATTACGGACGGCAAGTACGTGTGGGTGCCCTACAAAAAAATCACCAAGGAGAACATGAACGACGCCAAATAA